A single region of the Nitrosomonas sp. Is79A3 genome encodes:
- a CDS encoding RNA polymerase factor sigma-54 has translation MKPTLQLKLSQQLRLTPQLQQSIRLLQLSTLELNQEIERIVQENPLLELREDWNAPVAENTFEHPEFSDDVADFDSVPPEAAVSEVQAESEENFESDSEWPQENIFSHGTYEDDDHEAPQIPARPLSLREHLNFQICLSQISEREKNIISLLIDSLNEDGYLLQDLDELMEMLPAELGISLQDLQDALKYLQRLDPSGVGARNLQECLVLQLQALPDDAYRDQAIKVVQEYLEILASHDFVQIKRLLACDDQSLRAIQKLIVNLNPKPGAQFNSQNERYIVPDITVTKKNGTWGANLNMAAIPRLNINHLYANILKQEHHSSRGLVSQLNEAKWLIKNIQQRSSTILKVASAIVERQQQFFEHGEVAMRPLVLRDIAETLNLHESTVSRVTTQKFMYTPRGIFELKYFFGSHVSTDSGGACSATAIRALIKQLIQEENPRKPLSDNRISTILEQQGIVVARRTIAKYRESIQIPAANLRKSF, from the coding sequence ATGAAGCCGACACTCCAACTAAAGTTATCACAGCAACTTAGGCTTACCCCTCAGTTGCAGCAATCTATCCGGTTGCTGCAATTATCAACGCTTGAACTAAATCAGGAGATTGAGCGGATAGTGCAGGAAAATCCATTGCTGGAGTTGCGTGAGGACTGGAATGCTCCTGTGGCCGAGAATACATTCGAACATCCAGAATTTTCTGATGATGTGGCAGATTTTGATAGTGTGCCACCAGAAGCGGCGGTTTCTGAAGTTCAAGCAGAGTCCGAGGAAAATTTTGAATCAGATTCTGAATGGCCGCAGGAAAACATTTTTTCTCATGGCACTTATGAAGATGATGATCATGAAGCGCCGCAAATACCGGCGAGACCATTAAGCCTGCGTGAACATTTAAATTTTCAGATTTGCCTGAGTCAAATTTCCGAGCGTGAGAAAAACATTATTAGCTTGTTGATTGATAGTCTGAATGAGGATGGCTATCTGCTGCAAGATTTGGATGAACTGATGGAAATGCTGCCTGCAGAACTGGGCATCAGTCTGCAGGACTTGCAGGATGCGCTCAAGTATTTGCAGCGCCTTGATCCATCTGGTGTGGGGGCACGTAATCTACAAGAATGTCTGGTACTGCAGTTGCAAGCGTTGCCTGATGATGCTTATCGTGACCAGGCAATAAAAGTTGTGCAAGAATATTTGGAAATTTTGGCATCGCACGATTTTGTCCAGATTAAGAGATTATTGGCATGTGATGATCAAAGTTTACGAGCTATTCAGAAGCTGATTGTTAATCTGAACCCTAAACCAGGCGCTCAGTTTAACTCTCAAAACGAACGCTATATTGTGCCAGATATTACGGTGACTAAAAAGAATGGAACTTGGGGGGCAAACCTTAATATGGCCGCAATCCCACGCCTTAATATTAATCATCTCTATGCTAACATCCTGAAACAGGAACATCATTCTTCGCGTGGGCTAGTAAGCCAGTTGAATGAAGCGAAGTGGCTGATTAAGAATATTCAGCAGCGCTCAAGTACAATTCTGAAAGTAGCCAGTGCGATTGTGGAACGTCAGCAGCAATTTTTTGAACATGGAGAAGTTGCTATGCGTCCGCTTGTATTACGAGATATTGCTGAAACCTTGAATCTACATGAATCAACAGTATCACGGGTAACTACACAAAAATTTATGTATACTCCGCGAGGTATTTTTGAACTTAAATATTTTTTTGGCAGTCATGTCTCCACGGATTCAGGAGGAGCTTGTTCAGCAACGGCTATCCGTGCATTGATCAAGCAACTGATACAGGAAGAGAACCCAAGGAAACCACTCAGCGATAACAGAATTTCAACTATTCTTGAACAACAAGGAATTGTTGTTGCTCGTCGAACCATTGCGAAGTACCGGGAATCAATACAAATTCCTGCAGCAAATCTTCGTAAATCATTTTAA
- the raiA gene encoding ribosome-associated translation inhibitor RaiA → MNLKLTGNHVEITDAMREYVISKIGKITRHFDHVIDVSVILSVEKLKQKAEANVHVRGKDIFVETDSEDMYASIDSLVDKLDRQILKHKEKNLERRNHGALKNQDLDEQ, encoded by the coding sequence ATGAACCTTAAACTTACCGGCAACCATGTGGAAATTACCGATGCCATGCGCGAATATGTCATTTCAAAAATCGGTAAAATTACACGCCATTTTGATCATGTCATTGACGTCAGTGTCATTCTGTCGGTAGAAAAGCTTAAACAAAAGGCGGAAGCGAATGTTCATGTGCGTGGTAAAGATATTTTTGTCGAAACTGACAGCGAAGACATGTACGCATCGATTGATAGTCTTGTGGACAAGTTGGACCGGCAGATACTTAAACATAAGGAAAAGAATCTTGAACGCCGGAACCACGGTGCATTGAAAAATCAAGATCTTGATGAACAATAG
- a CDS encoding PTS sugar transporter subunit IIA: MNQISQLLPLSNVIVDLDVTSKKRVFEQAGLLFENTNQIARSQVFDSLFAREKLGSTGLGQGVAIPHGRIKGLREAVAALVTMKEAIPFDAPDGQPVNIACILLVPEKATDKHLQILSELAQMFSDKQFREGILQCRDAAKIHKLIVDWKPNVED; the protein is encoded by the coding sequence ATGAATCAAATTTCGCAATTATTACCGCTGTCCAATGTCATTGTCGATCTGGATGTTACCAGCAAGAAACGTGTTTTTGAACAAGCTGGATTATTATTTGAAAATACCAATCAGATTGCGCGCAGTCAGGTTTTTGATAGTCTTTTTGCGCGGGAAAAACTTGGCTCAACAGGTTTAGGACAAGGTGTGGCTATCCCGCACGGCCGCATAAAGGGATTGCGCGAAGCGGTTGCTGCTTTAGTAACAATGAAAGAAGCGATACCCTTTGATGCACCTGACGGTCAGCCAGTCAATATTGCCTGTATTTTGCTGGTCCCGGAGAAAGCTACTGACAAGCACTTGCAGATTCTTAGTGAACTGGCGCAGATGTTTAGCGATAAGCAGTTTCGTGAAGGAATTCTTCAATGCAGGGATGCTGCAAAGATTCATAAACTCATTGTTGACTGGAAACCGAATGTCGAAGATTAG
- the hprK gene encoding HPr(Ser) kinase/phosphatase, which yields MSKISIAQLFEDKKEKLKLTWVAGQRGGNTVLSDEAIAQSGQGMIGHLNFIHPDWIQVISSDEIHYLNKLDAASLEKKINQLTHSNLACIIVADNAEIPASILSMASAFDIPLLHSPYPGLEVIWLIRTYLGSVLAPSCSLHGVLLDVLGMGVMITGESGVGKSELALELISRGHGLVADDVVELRRIAPETLEGRCPPMLRDYLEVRGLGMLNIRTIFGETAVRRRKNMKLIVHLQNSGGANSGLLERLPISDLNENIMNVDIRKVIIPVAAGRNLAVLVEAAVRNYVLQLRGIDGTKEFIERHEREMNNESADKDQY from the coding sequence ATGTCGAAGATTAGTATCGCTCAGCTATTTGAAGATAAGAAGGAGAAACTGAAACTAACCTGGGTCGCGGGACAACGTGGTGGCAATACAGTGCTCAGTGATGAAGCGATTGCGCAATCTGGTCAGGGTATGATTGGTCATTTGAATTTCATCCACCCGGACTGGATCCAGGTGATCAGTAGTGATGAGATTCATTATTTAAACAAGCTGGATGCTGCTTCACTTGAGAAAAAGATAAACCAGCTGACACATAGTAACCTGGCATGTATTATCGTGGCGGATAATGCCGAGATACCTGCGTCTATCCTGAGTATGGCCAGTGCATTCGATATCCCTTTACTGCATTCACCTTACCCTGGTCTTGAAGTTATCTGGCTGATCCGCACTTACCTGGGAAGCGTACTAGCCCCTTCTTGTAGTTTGCATGGCGTACTTCTGGATGTATTGGGTATGGGGGTCATGATAACCGGTGAAAGCGGTGTCGGTAAAAGCGAGTTGGCCCTCGAATTAATAAGCCGCGGTCATGGTTTGGTAGCGGATGATGTCGTGGAATTGCGACGTATTGCCCCGGAGACATTGGAAGGCCGCTGTCCCCCAATGCTAAGAGATTATCTGGAAGTAAGGGGGTTAGGCATGCTGAATATACGTACAATTTTTGGCGAAACTGCAGTGCGGCGTCGTAAAAATATGAAGTTGATCGTTCATTTGCAGAATAGCGGTGGAGCAAACTCTGGTTTATTAGAACGACTGCCCATCAGTGATCTTAATGAGAACATTATGAATGTTGACATCCGTAAAGTCATTATTCCTGTAGCGGCTGGCCGGAATTTGGCCGTTCTCGTGGAAGCAGCAGTGCGAAATTATGTTTTGCAATTGCGGGGTATTGATGGCACGAAGGAATTTATTGAACGCCATGAACGGGAAATGAATAACGAATCGGCAGATAAAGACCAGTACTAG
- a CDS encoding flavin prenyltransferase UbiX encodes MKNSQTITLALTGASGMPYGIRLLEMLLREGKQVYLLYSKVAQIVAQQEMNLALPSSAKEAEAFFNRQYNAPDGQLRVFGREEWFAPVASGSNPADSMVICPCTMGTLAAIAAGMNQKLIERAADVMLKENRQLILVPREMPFSAIHLENMLKLVRSGAVILPANPGFYHHPQTVQDMIDFVVARILDHLGIIHTMIPRWGTES; translated from the coding sequence ATGAAAAATTCTCAGACGATTACTTTGGCATTGACCGGCGCATCTGGGATGCCTTATGGGATTCGTTTGCTTGAAATGTTGTTGCGGGAAGGAAAGCAAGTATACCTCCTGTATTCAAAAGTAGCGCAAATTGTTGCACAGCAGGAAATGAACTTGGCACTGCCTTCCAGTGCTAAGGAAGCGGAAGCTTTTTTTAATCGCCAGTACAATGCTCCGGATGGACAGTTGCGTGTATTTGGACGTGAGGAATGGTTTGCGCCAGTTGCTTCCGGCTCTAATCCGGCGGATTCGATGGTGATTTGTCCCTGTACCATGGGTACCTTGGCAGCTATTGCCGCAGGTATGAATCAGAAACTGATTGAGCGGGCAGCAGATGTCATGTTGAAGGAAAATCGCCAACTTATTTTAGTGCCACGGGAGATGCCGTTTTCTGCAATTCATTTGGAAAATATGCTCAAGCTGGTGCGTAGCGGTGCCGTTATCCTACCGGCGAATCCCGGTTTTTATCATCACCCGCAGACGGTGCAGGATATGATTGATTTTGTTGTTGCTCGTATTTTGGATCATCTGGGGATCATACATACCATGATTCCTCGTTGGGGAACAGAAAGCTGA
- a CDS encoding 5-formyltetrahydrofolate cyclo-ligase: MELRKHQRKQLIAARETLSEVTHQQWSQTISDLLKQGFPKLQKMNIGIYWPFRGEYDPRSIALYFMQHGATLALPEIVGKDKPLCFREWRPDAPLKNGAYGIPVPIEARAVSVDAIIIPVVGFDQHGYRLGYGSGYFDRTLATYHPQPLTIGIAFEMQRLENVYAQPHDIALHYIVTETGIFRTENHELKLIPASQCAEE, translated from the coding sequence TTGGAATTGAGGAAACATCAACGCAAACAGCTAATTGCAGCTCGTGAAACTTTATCTGAAGTTACTCATCAGCAATGGAGTCAAACAATTTCAGATCTTCTCAAACAAGGCTTTCCAAAACTTCAGAAAATGAATATTGGAATTTATTGGCCATTCCGGGGTGAATACGACCCACGGTCAATTGCCCTGTATTTTATGCAACATGGCGCAACGCTTGCACTACCGGAAATAGTTGGTAAGGATAAACCGCTTTGTTTCCGTGAATGGCGGCCTGATGCGCCCTTGAAAAATGGGGCTTATGGCATCCCTGTGCCTATAGAGGCCAGGGCAGTTAGTGTTGATGCAATTATTATTCCCGTGGTAGGCTTTGATCAACATGGCTATCGTTTAGGCTATGGCAGCGGTTATTTTGATCGCACCTTGGCTACTTACCATCCACAGCCATTAACTATCGGAATAGCTTTTGAAATGCAGCGATTAGAAAATGTTTACGCTCAGCCGCACGATATCGCGCTGCATTATATTGTGACAGAGACAGGTATATTCCGTACTGAAAATCATGAACTCAAACTCATCCCTGCATCTCAGTGCGCTGAGGAATAA
- the mutY gene encoding A/G-specific adenine glycosylase: MSPIATQLILWHKDHGRHHLPWQGSRDPYAVWLSEIMLQQTQVNTVIPYYARFMQEFPTLSSLAQAPLDAVLVIWSGLGYYSRARNLHLAARMIMQDYQGQFPDTRVILQKLPGIGRSTAAAIAVFAFNKREAILDGNVKRILTRYFGIAGYPEESRIKNLLWEKSEEVLPVTCRENQIETYTQALMDLGATVCIRHTPICKACPLQHNCVAFKEKRVDQFPTTRLRKPLPKKEAVFLLLMQHQKLLLEKRPASGIWGELWCPPEIKTGIDAASYCQHQLGITVQSPIELPILDHQFTHFKLRIHPQLLQVVSNTLDPHNKFIWIKPSDALEYAIPAPVRKLLKQNFLLDNHDTSNHLNTN; encoded by the coding sequence ATGTCACCAATCGCAACCCAGTTAATCCTCTGGCATAAAGATCATGGCCGTCATCACCTTCCGTGGCAAGGGAGTCGTGATCCCTATGCTGTCTGGCTATCTGAAATCATGCTACAACAAACACAGGTAAACACGGTCATCCCTTATTATGCACGATTCATGCAAGAATTCCCCACACTTAGCAGTTTGGCACAGGCGCCACTTGATGCTGTACTTGTTATCTGGAGCGGCCTTGGATATTATTCGCGCGCCCGCAATTTACACCTAGCAGCGCGTATGATTATGCAAGATTATCAGGGCCAATTTCCTGATACTCGGGTAATTCTTCAGAAACTACCCGGAATTGGCCGTTCAACAGCCGCTGCCATAGCGGTTTTTGCTTTTAACAAACGTGAAGCCATTCTGGATGGCAATGTTAAGAGAATCTTAACGCGTTATTTTGGAATTGCAGGTTATCCGGAAGAAAGCAGGATCAAGAACCTGCTTTGGGAGAAATCTGAAGAAGTGTTACCGGTTACCTGTCGTGAGAACCAAATTGAAACATATACACAAGCTTTGATGGATTTGGGAGCTACTGTTTGTATACGCCACACCCCTATTTGTAAAGCCTGTCCACTTCAACATAATTGCGTCGCATTTAAAGAAAAGCGTGTAGATCAATTCCCAACCACCAGACTTCGCAAACCATTACCAAAAAAAGAAGCGGTTTTTTTACTACTCATGCAACATCAGAAGTTACTTTTGGAAAAAAGACCTGCTTCTGGAATCTGGGGAGAGTTATGGTGTCCACCTGAGATCAAAACTGGGATCGACGCTGCGAGTTATTGCCAGCACCAATTAGGCATAACAGTTCAATCGCCGATTGAGTTACCAATTTTAGACCATCAATTCACCCACTTTAAATTACGGATTCATCCGCAGCTGTTGCAAGTTGTCTCAAATACTCTCGATCCACATAATAAATTTATTTGGATTAAACCATCCGATGCACTTGAATATGCTATTCCGGCACCTGTCAGAAAACTGCTAAAACAAAATTTCTTATTGGATAACCACGATACCTCTAACCATCTGAACACAAATTAA
- a CDS encoding Rho-binding antiterminator yields MTQDTISCELHDFVEVACMYGYRLKLILKNNQIIEGKAIDVVNSPEKGECLVIDSDSRQHIELIQLVRMEVLTPNAKFSEVIFQ; encoded by the coding sequence ATGACGCAAGATACAATTTCGTGTGAGCTCCATGACTTTGTGGAAGTTGCTTGCATGTACGGCTATCGGCTAAAACTTATCTTAAAAAACAACCAAATCATAGAAGGCAAAGCTATTGATGTTGTCAATTCACCTGAAAAAGGTGAATGTCTGGTAATTGATAGTGATTCGAGACAACATATCGAGTTAATCCAGCTTGTCAGAATGGAAGTGCTTACACCGAATGCCAAATTTAGCGAAGTGATTTTCCAGTAA
- a CDS encoding YnfA family protein yields the protein MEIFKTLGLFVVTAFAEIIGCYLPYLYLKEGKSFWLLLPAAISLGIFVWLLTFHPQAAGRVYAAYGGVYICVALMWLWAVDAIRPTVTDWIGVSFCLVGVIIIMYGKQLIRNI from the coding sequence ATGGAAATTTTTAAAACCTTGGGTTTATTCGTTGTTACCGCATTCGCCGAGATAATCGGATGTTATTTGCCTTATCTCTATTTGAAAGAAGGCAAATCTTTTTGGCTACTTCTTCCCGCGGCAATTAGTTTAGGGATTTTTGTCTGGCTACTCACATTCCATCCTCAAGCAGCGGGACGCGTTTATGCCGCATATGGTGGAGTTTATATTTGTGTGGCGCTAATGTGGTTATGGGCGGTGGATGCTATCCGCCCGACTGTTACCGATTGGATTGGCGTGAGTTTCTGTTTAGTTGGTGTGATTATTATTATGTATGGGAAGCAGCTTATTAGGAATATTTAG
- a CDS encoding flagellar brake protein yields the protein MMHGSDQSIEVLQPTQFSQEEIDENFRIHSEIDILFILRGIMQSNSLITLYPDYENDFILTSIVAIDADNKEMIVDYGTNERNCQKALQSKALIFVTTQNRVKIEFACDQIKKIQFKGENAFAVNIPRSLLRIQRRNHFRISTPIVKPLKCVIPITGKGTASKAEVALLDISCGGIAVIDQHPIINFDPGIIYSNCQIALPEIGTINATIQVKNTYEITLRNGQNCMRAGCQFIDLAASMEAMIQRYIIKQEQIRKIK from the coding sequence ATGATGCATGGATCTGATCAAAGTATTGAAGTATTACAGCCCACCCAATTTTCTCAAGAAGAAATAGATGAAAATTTTCGTATTCACTCGGAAATTGATATTCTCTTTATTCTTCGTGGAATTATGCAATCAAACTCACTAATCACGCTCTATCCCGATTATGAAAATGACTTCATCCTCACATCGATAGTAGCGATAGATGCTGATAACAAAGAAATGATAGTAGATTATGGCACTAATGAAAGAAATTGCCAGAAGGCACTCCAATCCAAAGCATTAATCTTTGTGACCACACAAAATAGAGTTAAAATAGAGTTCGCCTGCGATCAAATCAAGAAAATACAATTTAAAGGTGAAAACGCCTTTGCAGTCAACATACCCAGATCACTTCTTCGTATACAACGAAGAAATCATTTTCGTATTTCCACTCCTATTGTTAAACCACTTAAATGTGTTATTCCGATTACTGGAAAAGGCACAGCCTCCAAAGCTGAAGTAGCACTACTTGATATCAGTTGTGGCGGTATAGCAGTAATTGATCAACATCCTATTATCAATTTTGATCCGGGAATAATTTATAGCAATTGTCAAATTGCTCTTCCAGAAATTGGTACTATCAATGCCACCATTCAGGTAAAAAATACCTATGAAATCACTTTGCGCAATGGACAGAATTGTATGCGCGCCGGATGTCAATTTATTGATCTAGCAGCCAGTATGGAAGCCATGATACAGCGTTATATTATCAAGCAAGAACAAATAAGAAAAATAAAATAA
- a CDS encoding EscU/YscU/HrcU family type III secretion system export apparatus switch protein, with protein sequence MTKNEPYLTAVALAYREGQIAPKVVAKGRGLIAQEIIKRAKEAGVYVHESSELVALLMQVNLDDRIPPQLYVAVAELLAWLYRLEQGKTNPLITKNLGTKTTQKIPE encoded by the coding sequence ATGACAAAGAATGAACCATACCTCACTGCAGTAGCACTCGCTTACCGGGAAGGGCAAATTGCGCCCAAGGTTGTTGCTAAAGGTCGCGGTCTGATTGCTCAGGAGATTATTAAACGTGCTAAAGAAGCAGGAGTCTATGTCCATGAATCAAGTGAATTGGTTGCATTATTGATGCAAGTAAATCTCGATGATCGCATTCCGCCGCAGCTTTACGTTGCAGTTGCCGAGCTATTGGCATGGCTATATCGCTTGGAACAAGGAAAAACAAATCCCCTCATCACGAAAAACCTTGGCACAAAGACTACACAAAAAATTCCGGAGTAA
- a CDS encoding flagellar hook-length control protein FliK, translating into MIPTTIKTDLVATQTHITPVTPVTPVTAILDSPSSFVEFVQGQKYQALIEARLFNGNSRVLVADKLLQMHLPDNFQPGSKMELVFISQEPKLKFLILNETPLDTGKNNTSISTIGRFLGVLMQDALKQTSAGITTTSTATTHTQSLTSPTPILTSQSINSTELPGLLQKAIVQSGLFYESHQAQWVCGENTLENLHQEPQGKLMLVTADLPAAKVSVSASAALNPEMPVHTQAIPLVQQQLTTLETGHLFWRGEIWQGQPMEWDIYENPQDKENENESDQAAQWRTQLRLSMPQLGDIAATIVLNAQGINIKLNTSQPETANLLRNNQLPLTMDMQSAGLNIQAVEIQHNDKE; encoded by the coding sequence GTGATTCCAACCACCATCAAAACTGATTTAGTCGCAACCCAAACTCATATAACTCCTGTTACACCCGTAACACCAGTTACAGCAATTCTTGATTCACCAAGTTCTTTTGTTGAATTTGTACAAGGTCAGAAGTATCAGGCACTAATAGAGGCACGTTTATTTAATGGAAATTCTCGAGTGTTAGTTGCGGACAAGCTCTTGCAAATGCACTTACCAGACAATTTTCAACCTGGCAGCAAAATGGAGCTTGTTTTTATTTCGCAAGAGCCGAAATTAAAGTTTCTTATCCTAAATGAAACACCATTAGATACCGGGAAGAATAATACATCAATTAGTACTATAGGACGTTTTCTGGGCGTTCTGATGCAAGACGCATTAAAGCAAACATCTGCCGGCATAACCACAACAAGTACCGCTACCACACATACACAATCTCTCACCAGCCCAACACCTATCCTAACTAGTCAGTCAATAAATAGCACCGAATTACCCGGTTTATTACAAAAAGCAATTGTTCAAAGTGGATTATTCTATGAATCACATCAGGCACAATGGGTTTGTGGAGAAAATACACTTGAAAACTTACATCAAGAACCTCAGGGTAAATTAATGCTAGTTACGGCCGATCTGCCTGCTGCAAAAGTGTCCGTGTCCGCATCTGCTGCGCTAAACCCTGAAATGCCAGTACATACTCAGGCTATCCCTTTAGTGCAACAACAGCTTACTACCTTAGAGACTGGGCATTTGTTCTGGCGCGGAGAAATCTGGCAGGGTCAGCCCATGGAATGGGACATTTATGAGAACCCCCAAGACAAAGAAAATGAAAATGAATCTGATCAAGCAGCACAATGGCGTACGCAACTCCGGCTATCAATGCCGCAACTAGGAGATATCGCCGCGACTATTGTACTAAATGCCCAAGGTATTAACATTAAGCTAAATACTTCGCAACCAGAAACCGCTAACTTATTAAGAAATAATCAATTACCACTCACAATGGATATGCAATCAGCCGGATTAAATATTCAGGCCGTAGAGATTCAACACAATGACAAAGAATGA
- a CDS encoding flagellar protein FliT — MNSAQTLMTYDAILAITGKMLAAAQNNKWDQLILLEQECRKLTDLLIKHDPEPILDKELLQKKVKIINQILADDAQIKAITEPWMIKLQDMLNANGHTRNLQHAYQPINNM, encoded by the coding sequence ATGAATAGCGCACAGACTCTCATGACTTATGACGCCATTTTAGCAATTACCGGAAAGATGCTTGCCGCTGCTCAGAATAACAAATGGGATCAATTGATATTATTAGAACAAGAGTGTAGAAAATTGACTGATTTGCTGATAAAGCATGACCCAGAACCTATTCTAGATAAGGAACTACTTCAGAAAAAGGTAAAAATTATTAACCAAATTCTGGCGGATGATGCTCAAATCAAGGCAATCACCGAGCCATGGATGATAAAACTACAAGATATGCTCAACGCCAATGGACATACTCGCAACCTTCAGCATGCCTATCAACCCATAAATAATATGTGA
- the fliS gene encoding flagellar export chaperone FliS, translating into MFSAMNNAISAYQRVGVETGIESADPHKLILMLFEGAQEALAKTRIHMQHNEIAEKGQMISKAIMIIDHGLKASLDMNAGGDLAIKLQALYDYMTHRLLVANIQNNIEIVNEVNKLLSELHGAWKEIRQSNETPIAKNAAAI; encoded by the coding sequence ATGTTTTCCGCTATGAATAACGCAATATCAGCCTATCAACGCGTCGGTGTTGAAACAGGCATTGAATCAGCTGATCCGCATAAGCTTATTTTAATGCTTTTCGAAGGTGCACAAGAAGCTCTGGCAAAAACCAGAATTCACATGCAACACAATGAAATTGCGGAGAAAGGGCAAATGATCTCAAAAGCTATCATGATTATTGATCATGGTTTGAAAGCAAGCTTAGATATGAATGCCGGCGGTGATTTGGCAATCAAACTTCAAGCGCTCTATGATTATATGACGCATCGATTATTAGTCGCTAATATTCAGAACAATATTGAGATTGTTAATGAAGTTAATAAGCTTCTATCAGAATTACATGGTGCCTGGAAAGAAATTAGGCAATCAAATGAGACTCCTATTGCAAAAAATGCAGCGGCGATTTAA